A DNA window from Daucus carota subsp. sativus chromosome 3, DH1 v3.0, whole genome shotgun sequence contains the following coding sequences:
- the LOC135151139 gene encoding uncharacterized protein LOC135151139 encodes MKSHDCHVFMQKLLPSAFRELLPDDVHKVLCDLSNFFKGLCSKELLVSDLVKMQKNIAGIVCTLETIFPPSLFDPMEHLLIHLVEECRLAGPVHKRWMYPAERLQRRMKQKVGNKAHVEGSIAERYTHEELAHFCSMYFQSSVQTHHNMLGRNEVVEDSTRNPESLEAFTYPVKLKGAFTSYCLDENSLKVAAHYVLTNMPEVSPYITIFENEVRSRTPLLLSDAEMDILLKNELLIWLEQKDRYTKICADKNIDPTKTSLELWVKAVGGVQKTEFLGIHDFELVIS; translated from the exons ATGAAGTCACATGATTGTCACGTATTTATGCAAAAGTTGTTGCCTTCTGCTTTCCGAGAACTTCTTCCGGATGATGTCCACAAGGTACTTTGTGACCTGTCTAATTTTTTTAAGGGATTGTGCTCGAAGGAGTTACTTGTATCTGATTTGGTGAAAATGCAAAAAAACATTGCGGGCATAGTTTGCACTTTAGAGACTATATTTCCTCCAAGTTTATTTGATCCAATGGAGCATCTTCTTATTCATCTAGTTGAGGAATGTAGACTTGCCGGGCCTGTCCACAAAAGGTGGATGTATCCGGCTGAAAGATTGCAACGTAGAATGAAGCAGAAAGTGGGGAACAAAGCACATGTTGAAGGTTCCATTGCTGAACGGTACACACATGAAGAACTTGCACATTTCTGTTCTATGTACTTTCAGTCTTCAGTCCAAACACATCATAACATGTTGGGACGTAATGAGGTAGTAGAAGATAGCACTCGCAATCCAGAAAGTTTGGAGGCTTTTACATATCCAGTAAAGCTCAAAGGTGCATTCACTAGTTATTGTTTGGATGAGAATTCACTGAAAGTTGCAGCCCATTATGTGCTAACCAACATGCCTGAGGTATCACCATATATTAC GATCTTTGAAAATGAGGTACGTAGTCGAACTCCTTTATTATTAAGTGATGCTGAGATGGATATATTGCTCAAGAATGAACTCCTTATATGGCTGGAACAGAAG GATCGCTATACAAAGATATGCGCAGACAAAAACATTGATCCTACAAAGACTAGTTTGGAGTTGTGGGTAAAAGCAGTTGGGGGTGTACAGAAGACCGAATTCTTGGGTATTCACGACTTCGAGCTTGTGATATCTTAG